The following are from one region of the Geoalkalibacter subterraneus genome:
- the ettA gene encoding energy-dependent translational throttle protein EttA translates to MSSDDKKVIYSMMKVGKYHNKKPVLKDISLSYFYGAKIGVLGLNGSGKSTLLHIMAGVDKDFVGQASLSPGYSVGFLEQEPHLDENKTVRQVVEEGVQQTVDLLKEFEEINLKFAEPMSDDEMNKLIERQGEVQEQLDAHDAWDLDSRLEMAMDALRCPPGDSPVKVLSGGEKRRVALCRLLLQKPDILLLDEPTNHLDAETVAWLEHHLQRYEGTIIAVTHDRYFLDNVAGWILELDRGEGIPWKGNYSSWLEQKQERLRREEKSESDRQKTLERELEWIRLTPKARHAKSKARITAYEKMLAQESDQRARDLELYIPPGPRLGGVVIEADSVAKGYGDRLLFENLSFQLPPGGIVGVIGPNGAGKTTLFRLITGQEQPDEGSFKVGDTVKLAYVDQSRTLDPDKTIWEEVTGGEEMVRLGKHQVNSRGYVARFNFSGSDQQKKVGVLSGGERNRVHLAKMLREEGNVLLLDEPTNDLDVNTMRALEEALENFAGCAVVISHDRWFLDRIATHILAFEGDSRVVYFDGNYSEYEADYKKRVGAQADQPHRIKYRKMER, encoded by the coding sequence ATGAGCAGCGACGACAAAAAAGTCATTTATTCCATGATGAAAGTGGGCAAGTACCACAACAAGAAGCCGGTTCTGAAAGACATCTCTCTGTCCTATTTCTACGGCGCCAAGATCGGCGTGCTGGGTCTCAACGGCTCGGGCAAGAGTACGCTGCTGCACATCATGGCCGGGGTCGATAAGGATTTCGTCGGCCAGGCCTCGCTCTCCCCCGGCTACAGTGTCGGTTTCCTCGAACAGGAGCCGCATCTCGACGAGAACAAGACCGTGCGCCAGGTGGTGGAAGAAGGTGTGCAGCAGACCGTTGATCTGCTCAAGGAATTCGAGGAGATCAACCTCAAGTTCGCCGAGCCCATGTCCGACGACGAAATGAACAAACTCATCGAACGGCAGGGCGAGGTGCAGGAGCAGCTCGACGCCCATGACGCCTGGGACCTCGACAGCCGCCTGGAGATGGCGATGGACGCTCTGCGCTGCCCGCCCGGAGATTCGCCGGTCAAAGTGCTCTCCGGCGGCGAAAAGCGCCGCGTGGCCCTGTGCCGGTTGCTGTTGCAGAAACCCGACATCCTGCTGTTGGACGAACCGACCAACCATCTCGACGCTGAAACCGTCGCCTGGCTCGAGCACCACCTGCAGCGTTACGAGGGGACGATCATCGCCGTGACCCATGACCGTTATTTTCTCGACAATGTGGCCGGCTGGATCCTTGAGCTCGACCGCGGCGAGGGAATCCCCTGGAAGGGCAATTACAGCTCATGGCTGGAGCAGAAGCAGGAGCGGCTGCGGCGCGAGGAAAAGAGCGAGAGCGATCGGCAGAAGACTCTGGAGCGTGAGCTGGAGTGGATCCGCTTGACCCCCAAAGCGCGCCACGCCAAAAGTAAGGCGCGCATCACCGCCTATGAAAAGATGTTGGCGCAGGAGTCCGACCAGCGGGCCCGCGACCTGGAACTTTATATCCCGCCGGGACCGCGCCTGGGCGGCGTCGTCATCGAGGCCGACAGTGTTGCCAAGGGGTATGGAGACCGCTTGCTGTTCGAGAACCTCTCCTTCCAGCTGCCGCCCGGTGGGATCGTCGGCGTGATCGGCCCCAATGGCGCGGGCAAAACCACCCTGTTCCGATTGATCACCGGACAGGAGCAGCCCGATGAAGGCAGTTTCAAGGTGGGCGATACGGTCAAGCTGGCCTATGTCGACCAGAGTCGTACCCTTGACCCCGACAAGACCATCTGGGAAGAGGTGACCGGCGGCGAGGAGATGGTCCGCCTCGGCAAGCACCAGGTCAACAGCCGCGGCTATGTGGCGCGTTTTAATTTCTCCGGCAGCGACCAGCAGAAAAAAGTCGGAGTGCTCTCCGGCGGCGAGCGCAATCGCGTGCATCTGGCTAAGATGCTCAGGGAAGAAGGCAACGTGCTGCTGCTGGACGAACCGACCAACGACCTGGACGTCAACACTATGCGGGCGCTGGAAGAAGCGCTGGAGAATTTTGCCGGATGCGCGGTAGTGATCAGCCACGACCGCTGGTTTCTCGACCGCATCGCCACTCACATTCTCGCTTTCGAGGGGGACAGCCGCGTGGTCTATTTTGATGGCAACTACAGCGAATACGAGGCGGATTACAAGAAACGCGTCGGCGCTCAGGCCGATCAGCCCCATCGCATCAAGTACCGCAAGATGGAGCGTTAG
- the htpX gene encoding protease HtpX produces MFKRVMLFVITNLAIVLVLSVVLSLLGVGRILDEQGVGLDLYNLIVFAAVFGFGGSLISLAISKWTAKRLTGAKVITTPSNEVEDWLVQTVRRQAEVAGIGMPEVAIYDAPDANAFATGMRRNNALVAVSTGLLRAMDREEAEAVLAHEVSHVANGDMVTLALIQGVVNTFVIVASRVVGHIVDRTVFKTEEGHGPAFFITSIVTQLVFGILASTIVFWFSRQREFRADSGGASLAGREKMIGALEKLRLSVNQPHLPDQMKSFGISGPIGHGLKRLFMTHPPLEERIEALKRGQ; encoded by the coding sequence ATGTTCAAAAGAGTCATGCTGTTCGTCATTACCAACCTGGCGATCGTCCTGGTCCTGAGCGTTGTACTGAGCCTGCTCGGCGTCGGTCGCATTCTCGATGAACAGGGGGTCGGTCTCGATCTTTATAATCTGATAGTTTTTGCCGCTGTTTTTGGTTTCGGCGGCTCATTGATCTCTCTGGCCATCTCCAAATGGACTGCCAAGCGCCTCACCGGCGCCAAAGTCATCACCACACCGAGCAATGAGGTCGAGGACTGGCTGGTGCAAACCGTGCGCCGCCAGGCGGAAGTCGCTGGTATCGGCATGCCGGAAGTGGCCATCTACGATGCTCCCGATGCCAACGCTTTTGCCACCGGGATGCGCCGCAACAATGCCCTGGTGGCAGTCAGCACCGGCCTGCTGCGGGCGATGGATCGCGAAGAGGCGGAAGCAGTACTGGCCCACGAGGTGAGCCACGTCGCCAACGGCGACATGGTCACACTGGCTCTCATCCAAGGGGTGGTCAACACCTTCGTCATTGTCGCCTCGCGGGTGGTGGGGCACATTGTTGACCGGACGGTCTTCAAGACGGAGGAAGGCCACGGCCCGGCCTTTTTCATCACCTCCATCGTCACCCAGCTGGTGTTCGGCATCCTCGCCAGCACCATCGTCTTCTGGTTCAGCCGCCAGCGCGAATTCCGGGCCGACTCCGGCGGCGCCAGCCTGGCCGGGCGCGAAAAGATGATCGGCGCGCTGGAGAAGCTGCGCCTCAGCGTCAACCAGCCGCACCTGCCGGACCAGATGAAGTCTTTCGGCATCTCCGGCCCCATCGGCCATGGCCTCAAGCGCCTGTTCATGACCCACCCTCCCCTGGAGGAGCGGATCGAGGCGTTGAAACGCGGCCAGTAG
- a CDS encoding OmpA family protein translates to MKKVLITLMAVTLIAAGCAQPLTKTQQGAGIGTGVGAAAGAGLGQAIGGDTESTLIGAGIGAVVGGLAGGSIGSYMDKQEAALQQAVAGVEGASIQRQANTIALTFKSDVMFDVNSASLKPGAYDEINRVANVLSQYPQTRLTISGHTDSTGSEEYNLQLSQRRAEAVKNALLAQGVSAARMNTIGYGEANPIADNSTEHGRQLNRRVEIRITPLN, encoded by the coding sequence ATGAAAAAAGTTCTGATCACCCTGATGGCTGTCACCCTGATTGCCGCAGGCTGTGCCCAGCCCCTCACCAAAACCCAGCAGGGTGCAGGCATCGGCACCGGTGTCGGTGCCGCGGCAGGTGCAGGTTTGGGTCAGGCGATCGGCGGCGATACCGAGTCGACCCTCATCGGTGCCGGCATCGGTGCGGTGGTCGGCGGATTGGCCGGAGGATCTATCGGCAGCTATATGGATAAGCAGGAAGCCGCCCTGCAGCAGGCGGTGGCCGGAGTCGAAGGCGCAAGCATCCAGCGCCAGGCCAACACCATTGCCCTGACCTTCAAATCGGATGTCATGTTCGACGTCAATTCGGCCTCTCTCAAGCCGGGCGCCTATGACGAGATCAACCGGGTCGCCAACGTTCTTTCCCAGTACCCCCAGACCCGCCTGACCATCTCGGGGCACACCGACAGCACCGGCAGCGAGGAATACAACCTGCAGCTGTCGCAGCGCCGCGCCGAGGCCGTCAAGAACGCTCTCTTGGCTCAGGGGGTCAGCGCCGCGCGCATGAACACCATCGGGTACGGCGAAGCCAACCCGATTGCCGACAACAGCACCGAACATGGGCGACAACTCAACCGCAGGGTGGAGATTCGAATCACCCCGCTGAACTAA
- the gatC gene encoding Asp-tRNA(Asn)/Glu-tRNA(Gln) amidotransferase subunit GatC, protein MKISREEVEHVARLARLALPEDEIDRLTGEMDAILGYVEKLNELDTEGIVPTAHVVPVENALREDEVKPSLGAEKALANAPQSANGCFRVPRVIE, encoded by the coding sequence ATGAAAATATCCCGTGAAGAGGTGGAGCATGTCGCCCGTCTGGCGCGGCTGGCTCTGCCCGAGGATGAAATCGATCGCCTGACCGGCGAAATGGACGCCATTCTCGGCTATGTTGAAAAGCTCAATGAACTCGATACGGAGGGGATCGTTCCGACCGCGCATGTGGTGCCGGTGGAAAATGCCCTGCGTGAAGATGAAGTCAAACCCTCCCTCGGGGCTGAAAAAGCACTCGCCAACGCCCCGCAGTCTGCCAACGGCTGCTTCCGGGTGCCGCGCGTGATTGAATAA
- the gatA gene encoding Asp-tRNA(Asn)/Glu-tRNA(Gln) amidotransferase subunit GatA: MNWTDLTLRELGEKLRAREVSSQELTRACFERVDATDQRVNTFITRCEESAFAAAEAADRRIAEGQAGPLTGIPVAVKDIFNTEGVLTTCASRILANYTAPYDATAVARLKEAGAVIVGKLNMDEFAMGSSNENSAYGAVRNPWNLECVPGGSSGASAAAVAARQTAATLGTDTGGSVRLPASHCGVVGLKPTYGRVSRYGVIAFASSLDQVGPVARTSADCAAMLGAVAGHDPMDSTSIDTPVPDYLAGLDEPLKGLRIGLPKEYFIDGLDADVDKALKEAMDVYRDLGAEFVDVSLPHTDYAVACYYLIATAEASSNLARYDGVRYGVRDEEANHLIDMYMQTRARGFGSEVKRRIMLGTYALSSGYYAAYYLKAQKVRTLIRQDFLDAFEKCDVLMTPVAPTPAFRIGEKIADPLTMYLSDIFTISVNLAGTCALSTPCGFSGENLPIGMQLVGRPFDEQTILRAGHAFEQATPWHKKQAPL; encoded by the coding sequence ATGAATTGGACTGATCTGACTCTGCGCGAGCTGGGAGAGAAACTCCGGGCACGTGAAGTTTCTTCGCAGGAGTTGACCCGCGCCTGCTTTGAGCGCGTCGATGCTACCGACCAGCGTGTCAACACCTTTATCACCCGCTGCGAGGAATCGGCTTTTGCCGCCGCGGAAGCGGCGGATCGCCGCATTGCCGAAGGGCAGGCTGGGCCGCTGACGGGCATTCCGGTGGCCGTCAAGGATATCTTCAATACCGAAGGAGTTCTGACCACCTGCGCCTCGCGCATCCTCGCCAACTACACCGCGCCCTACGATGCCACCGCCGTTGCGCGCCTCAAGGAGGCGGGAGCGGTGATCGTCGGCAAGCTCAACATGGATGAATTCGCCATGGGCAGCTCCAACGAAAATTCGGCGTATGGCGCCGTGAGAAATCCCTGGAATCTCGAATGCGTCCCGGGCGGTTCATCGGGGGCGTCCGCCGCCGCCGTTGCGGCGCGCCAGACCGCGGCGACCCTGGGCACGGATACCGGTGGTTCGGTGCGTCTGCCTGCCTCACACTGCGGGGTGGTGGGGCTTAAACCCACATACGGACGCGTCAGTCGCTACGGCGTCATCGCTTTTGCTTCGTCGCTCGACCAGGTGGGCCCGGTGGCTCGCACCAGCGCCGACTGTGCCGCCATGCTGGGTGCGGTGGCCGGTCACGACCCGATGGACTCGACCTCAATCGACACGCCGGTGCCGGATTATCTTGCCGGCCTCGATGAGCCGCTCAAGGGGCTGAGAATCGGACTGCCGAAGGAATATTTCATCGATGGACTCGACGCTGATGTCGACAAGGCGCTGAAAGAGGCGATGGATGTTTATCGCGACCTCGGTGCCGAGTTCGTTGATGTCAGCCTGCCGCATACTGACTACGCCGTGGCCTGCTACTACCTGATCGCCACCGCCGAGGCTTCGAGCAACCTGGCCCGCTATGACGGCGTGCGCTACGGGGTGCGCGACGAGGAGGCGAACCACCTGATCGATATGTACATGCAGACCCGGGCGCGCGGTTTCGGCTCCGAGGTCAAGCGGCGTATCATGCTGGGTACCTATGCCCTGTCGTCGGGTTATTACGCTGCCTATTATCTCAAGGCGCAAAAGGTGCGCACCCTGATCCGGCAGGATTTTCTCGATGCTTTCGAAAAATGCGATGTGCTGATGACGCCGGTTGCGCCGACTCCCGCATTTCGCATCGGCGAAAAAATCGCCGATCCGTTGACCATGTATCTTTCCGATATCTTTACTATTTCAGTTAACCTGGCAGGGACATGCGCTCTTTCTACCCCGTGCGGGTTTTCCGGCGAAAACCTCCCCATCGGCATGCAGTTGGTGGGCAGGCCTTTCGACGAGCAGACCATTCTGCGGGCCGGCCATGCCTTTGAGCAGGCAACGCCGTGGCACAAAAAACAGGCGCCTCTCTAA
- the gatB gene encoding Asp-tRNA(Asn)/Glu-tRNA(Gln) amidotransferase subunit GatB — translation MISKYETVIGLEVHVQLTTDTKIFCGCSTRFGEAPNSQTCPVCLGLPGALPVLNRKVVDFAILTGLATNCSIAPRSIFARKNYFYPDLPKGYQISQYELPICEHGRLDIETEEGGPKSIGITRIHMEEDAGKSMHGETPETVNSSLVDLNRACTPLLEIVSEPDMRSADEAIAYLKKLHQIVVYLGVCDGSMEQGSFRCDANVSVRPHGQARFGTRAEIKNINSFRFIKQAIEYEVERQVELIEDGGHVVQETRLFDPDTGMTRSMRGKEEAHDYRYFPDPDLVPLVIKEDWIERVRTRMPELPEAKMERFMRDYGIPAYDAEVLTADRPLAEYYDACVKLHGGGKICANWVMGEVTRGLNEQGIAIADCPVTPEMLAGMLKRIDDNTISGKIAKKVFDAMWSTGKDADTIIEEQGLKQVTDTGAIEAMVDEILAANPDQVEEFRGGKEKVLGFFVGQVMKASKGKANPGMVNELLRKKLQD, via the coding sequence ATGATTTCAAAATATGAAACTGTCATAGGGCTGGAGGTTCATGTCCAGCTCACGACGGATACCAAGATCTTCTGCGGCTGTTCGACCCGTTTCGGCGAAGCGCCCAACAGCCAGACCTGCCCCGTTTGCCTGGGGCTGCCGGGCGCCCTGCCGGTTCTCAACAGGAAAGTGGTCGATTTCGCCATCCTGACCGGGTTGGCGACCAATTGCAGCATTGCGCCGCGTTCTATCTTCGCGCGCAAGAATTATTTCTATCCCGATCTGCCGAAGGGCTATCAGATCAGCCAGTACGAGCTGCCCATCTGTGAACATGGGCGGCTCGACATCGAGACCGAGGAGGGTGGCCCCAAGTCCATCGGCATCACCCGCATCCACATGGAGGAGGACGCAGGCAAATCGATGCACGGTGAAACGCCGGAGACCGTCAATTCCTCCCTGGTCGATCTCAATCGCGCCTGCACGCCGCTGCTTGAGATCGTGTCGGAGCCCGACATGCGCTCCGCCGACGAAGCGATCGCCTACCTCAAGAAACTTCACCAGATCGTGGTCTACCTCGGCGTGTGCGACGGCAGCATGGAGCAGGGCTCCTTCCGCTGCGACGCCAATGTCTCGGTGCGTCCCCATGGCCAGGCACGCTTCGGCACCCGCGCCGAGATCAAAAACATCAACTCCTTCCGTTTCATCAAGCAGGCCATCGAGTACGAAGTCGAGCGCCAGGTGGAGCTGATTGAAGATGGCGGCCACGTGGTGCAGGAAACCCGCCTGTTCGATCCCGACACTGGCATGACCCGCTCCATGCGCGGCAAAGAGGAAGCCCACGATTACCGCTATTTCCCCGACCCCGACCTGGTGCCGCTGGTGATCAAGGAGGATTGGATCGAGCGGGTCCGGACCCGGATGCCCGAACTGCCTGAAGCGAAGATGGAACGCTTCATGCGTGATTACGGGATTCCCGCCTACGACGCCGAGGTGCTGACCGCCGACCGACCCCTGGCCGAATATTACGATGCCTGCGTCAAGCTGCATGGCGGCGGAAAAATCTGCGCCAACTGGGTGATGGGTGAGGTCACGCGCGGACTCAACGAGCAGGGAATCGCCATTGCCGACTGCCCGGTGACCCCCGAGATGCTGGCCGGCATGCTCAAGCGCATCGATGACAACACCATCTCCGGCAAGATTGCCAAAAAAGTTTTCGATGCCATGTGGTCGACCGGCAAGGACGCCGATACCATTATCGAGGAGCAGGGGCTCAAACAGGTCACCGACACTGGCGCCATCGAGGCCATGGTGGACGAGATCCTGGCCGCCAACCCGGACCAGGTCGAGGAATTCCGCGGCGGCAAGGAGAAGGTGCTGGGCTTTTTCGTTGGCCAGGTGATGAAGGCCAGCAAAGGCAAAGCCAACCCCGGCATGGTCAACGAGCTTCTCAGGAAGAAGCTGCAGGATTAA
- the mtnA gene encoding S-methyl-5-thioribose-1-phosphate isomerase yields the protein MSIKPIQFKDDTLLMIDQRLLPTEEVWLEYRDYRSIAEAIKTMVVRGAPAIGVAAAYGAAFGAREIEAEDFAAFRPRFEKVCRVLAETRPTAVNLFWALERMTNFALAHQELSLPELRERLMAEAHEIAAEDERINRALGKNGAALIPNPARVLTHCNAGALATAGYGTALGVVRAAVEAGHELMVYADETRPFLQGARLTAWELMKDRIPVTLICDNMAGYLMSRGEIDCVIVGADRIAANGDTANKIGTYTVAVLAREHGIPFYVAAPISTIDLSLPDGSQIPIEERGPREVTHMGGRQLAPDSIGVRNPAFDVTPARLITAIITEHGVVRDNFTAGLKSLVEQG from the coding sequence ATGTCCATCAAACCGATCCAATTCAAAGACGACACCCTGTTGATGATCGACCAGCGGCTGCTGCCCACCGAGGAGGTCTGGCTCGAGTATCGCGACTACCGCAGCATTGCCGAGGCGATCAAGACCATGGTGGTGCGGGGCGCCCCGGCCATCGGTGTGGCGGCGGCTTACGGCGCGGCTTTTGGCGCGCGTGAGATCGAGGCGGAGGATTTTGCCGCCTTCCGCCCCCGTTTCGAAAAGGTCTGCCGGGTGCTGGCCGAAACCCGACCCACTGCGGTCAATCTGTTCTGGGCGCTGGAGCGCATGACCAACTTCGCCCTGGCCCATCAGGAGCTGTCCCTGCCTGAGCTGCGTGAACGGTTGATGGCTGAAGCGCACGAGATTGCCGCAGAGGATGAGCGCATCAACCGCGCCCTGGGAAAAAACGGCGCCGCGTTGATTCCGAACCCGGCCCGGGTGCTGACTCACTGCAACGCCGGCGCCCTGGCCACCGCAGGCTACGGGACCGCCCTCGGTGTGGTGCGCGCTGCTGTGGAGGCTGGGCACGAGCTGATGGTGTATGCCGACGAGACGCGCCCGTTCCTGCAGGGTGCGCGCCTGACGGCCTGGGAGCTGATGAAGGACCGTATTCCGGTGACGCTGATCTGCGACAACATGGCCGGTTATCTCATGAGCCGGGGCGAGATCGACTGCGTCATTGTCGGTGCCGACCGCATCGCCGCCAACGGCGACACGGCCAACAAGATCGGTACCTACACGGTGGCCGTCCTGGCTCGTGAACACGGCATCCCCTTTTATGTCGCCGCGCCCATTTCCACCATCGACCTGAGCCTGCCCGACGGCAGCCAGATCCCCATCGAGGAACGCGGCCCGCGCGAAGTCACCCATATGGGGGGCAGGCAGCTGGCGCCCGATTCCATCGGGGTGCGCAACCCCGCCTTCGATGTTACCCCCGCACGGCTGATTACGGCGATCATCACCGAGCATGGCGTGGTGCGCGATAATTTCACCGCCGGGCTGAAAAGCCTTGTCGAGCAGGGGTAG
- the glnE gene encoding bifunctional [glutamate--ammonia ligase]-adenylyl-L-tyrosine phosphorylase/[glutamate--ammonia-ligase] adenylyltransferase has product MTRTQLQEAVEACRDADEACLAEILGGLGYLQPRRSATNLVLLAENPDLAGLLDLIIVDALESASPDDTLNALERLANTAESEDLLAVINAPEMRRRLFVILGASPFLASLLCRDSHYLRRLLVENDLLRSKSGSQMIRQLRELIPDGSDFSFLQQELRRYKRREILRIGGRDLCELADLTQTTAELSDLAGACLDRAIEICSAILQQEYGPPQVVEEEGSEPYEPRFCVLGMGKFGGRELNFSSDIDLIYLYSSERGETLGVKNERGEIKNRIEVHPYFVKLAEMVTRAIGQVTEDGFVFRVDCNLRPEGSRGEMAISLRGAEVYYESWGQSWERAAMLKARPVAGSKELGERVIKTLTPFIYRRYLDYGMVEDIKAMKQKIDRNLSRAREGEVNLKLGWGGIREIEFFVQALQLIYAGKNVHLRERNTLKALELLRREELIGDEECRNLSEAYVFLRTVEHRLQMVQERQTHNLPKKEEEMALLARRCGFAEMDGFTRTLARHRENVHAIYRDLFFTSEEKIKEEIRPEVNFLFDPNADPDLVKDLLAEKGFKNVEGAYENLVVLRRGGSAAFLTERARRMLERIAPLLLQEVLDSPEPEMALTNLERFLSALRARYSFYALLAENHEILKLLINLFGTSLFLSRIFIQHPEILDALVSRHYAVINKDKERLREDIKDHFARAHDYEEKLEALRRYRNEEFLRIALHDLSGRLGQAEGTGQLSMLAEVCLEQAVELAREELRPRFGLPMCEDDNGLEREAAFAIVGMGKLGGRELTYHSDLDIIFIYETDGTNRPASGTDPERFRELTNHQYFSRLAQRIISILTLQTREGVVYKIDTRLRPSGNQGPLVTNLPAYQQYHDSRAALWERQALTKARTVTGPDWFAKRIDEVNQAQVYEKPVPDTLRSEIYRLRGRMESEIAKESADHFNIKTGRGGMVDVEFLAQYLQILHGGKHPELRCTNTLDLLDALEEKGILSFADHAELSTGYAFLRRLENKLRLVHDQSISELSGDRTYLEKLARRLGYPERPMRPDQAFLADYRNTTEKIRAIFERFLGSEADTKASES; this is encoded by the coding sequence ATGACCCGAACACAGCTGCAGGAGGCGGTAGAAGCCTGCCGAGATGCGGACGAGGCCTGTCTTGCCGAAATCCTTGGCGGACTTGGCTACCTGCAGCCTCGCCGCAGTGCCACCAACCTGGTGCTGCTGGCCGAAAATCCCGATCTGGCCGGGCTGCTTGATCTCATAATCGTTGACGCCCTCGAGAGCGCTTCACCGGACGACACTCTCAACGCTCTGGAACGACTGGCCAATACGGCTGAATCCGAAGACCTTCTGGCCGTCATCAACGCCCCTGAAATGCGCCGGCGGTTATTCGTCATTCTGGGGGCGTCTCCCTTTTTGGCCAGCCTTCTCTGTCGCGACAGCCACTACCTGCGCCGCCTTCTGGTGGAAAACGACCTTCTGCGCAGTAAAAGCGGCAGCCAGATGATCCGCCAGTTGCGTGAACTGATCCCCGACGGGAGCGATTTCTCCTTTCTGCAGCAGGAGCTTCGCCGCTATAAACGACGTGAAATTCTGCGCATCGGCGGCAGGGATCTGTGCGAGCTGGCCGACCTGACCCAGACCACTGCGGAGCTTTCCGATCTGGCCGGGGCCTGTCTTGATCGGGCCATCGAAATCTGTTCGGCAATCCTTCAGCAGGAATACGGCCCGCCCCAGGTTGTCGAAGAAGAAGGCAGCGAACCCTACGAACCCCGGTTCTGCGTGCTCGGCATGGGGAAATTCGGTGGCCGGGAGTTGAATTTTTCTTCGGATATCGACCTCATTTATCTTTATTCTTCGGAGCGCGGCGAAACTCTCGGGGTGAAAAACGAGCGCGGCGAGATCAAAAACCGCATCGAGGTCCACCCCTATTTCGTCAAGCTGGCCGAGATGGTGACGCGCGCCATCGGGCAGGTTACCGAGGACGGGTTTGTGTTCCGGGTCGACTGCAACCTACGTCCGGAAGGGAGCCGCGGTGAAATGGCCATCTCCCTGCGAGGTGCGGAAGTTTATTATGAAAGCTGGGGGCAGAGCTGGGAGCGCGCCGCCATGCTCAAGGCCCGGCCGGTGGCCGGGTCGAAAGAACTGGGTGAACGGGTCATCAAGACCCTGACGCCTTTTATTTACCGGCGGTACCTCGATTACGGCATGGTCGAAGATATCAAGGCCATGAAGCAGAAGATCGACCGCAATCTGTCCCGGGCCCGCGAAGGAGAGGTAAACCTTAAGCTGGGCTGGGGCGGAATCCGCGAAATCGAATTTTTCGTGCAGGCCCTGCAGTTGATCTACGCCGGCAAAAATGTTCATCTGCGCGAGCGAAATACCCTCAAGGCGCTGGAGCTGCTGCGTCGCGAAGAGCTGATCGGCGACGAGGAATGCCGCAACCTCAGCGAAGCCTATGTTTTTCTGCGTACGGTTGAGCATCGCCTCCAGATGGTACAGGAGCGCCAGACGCACAACCTGCCTAAAAAAGAAGAAGAGATGGCGCTGCTGGCCCGGCGCTGCGGTTTTGCCGAAATGGATGGATTCACCCGCACCCTGGCGCGCCATCGCGAAAATGTCCATGCCATCTATCGCGACCTGTTTTTCACCAGCGAGGAGAAGATCAAGGAGGAGATCCGGCCGGAGGTCAACTTCCTGTTCGATCCCAACGCCGATCCCGATCTGGTCAAGGACCTGCTGGCCGAAAAAGGGTTCAAAAACGTGGAAGGCGCCTACGAGAATCTGGTGGTTCTGCGGCGCGGCGGCAGTGCCGCTTTTCTCACCGAGCGGGCGCGACGCATGCTCGAGCGCATCGCGCCGCTGCTGCTGCAGGAGGTGCTCGACAGTCCCGAACCGGAGATGGCACTCACCAACCTGGAGCGTTTTCTCTCCGCCCTGCGGGCGCGCTACTCCTTTTACGCGCTGTTGGCGGAAAACCACGAAATTCTCAAACTGCTGATCAACCTGTTCGGCACCAGCCTGTTCCTGTCACGCATTTTCATCCAGCATCCTGAAATTCTCGATGCTCTCGTGTCCCGTCATTATGCCGTGATCAACAAGGACAAGGAGCGGCTGCGCGAGGATATCAAAGACCATTTCGCGCGTGCTCACGATTACGAGGAGAAGCTCGAGGCCCTGCGCCGCTATCGCAACGAGGAGTTTCTGCGCATCGCCCTGCACGATCTTTCCGGGCGGCTCGGTCAGGCGGAAGGGACGGGACAGCTGTCCATGCTGGCGGAAGTCTGCCTGGAGCAGGCGGTGGAACTGGCGCGCGAGGAATTGCGCCCCCGGTTTGGCCTCCCCATGTGTGAGGACGACAACGGCCTTGAGCGCGAAGCCGCTTTTGCCATCGTCGGCATGGGCAAGCTCGGCGGCCGCGAGCTGACCTACCACTCCGATCTCGATATCATTTTTATCTATGAAACCGACGGAACCAACCGTCCCGCCTCCGGCACCGATCCGGAACGATTCCGGGAATTGACCAACCATCAGTATTTTTCCCGCCTGGCTCAGCGTATTATCTCGATCCTGACGCTGCAGACCCGCGAGGGGGTGGTTTATAAGATCGACACCCGCCTGCGGCCGTCCGGCAACCAGGGGCCGCTGGTCACCAATCTACCCGCCTACCAGCAGTATCACGACTCCCGCGCCGCGCTCTGGGAGCGCCAGGCGCTGACCAAGGCTCGCACCGTGACTGGCCCGGACTGGTTCGCAAAACGCATCGATGAGGTCAACCAGGCGCAGGTCTATGAAAAACCGGTTCCCGACACCCTCAGGAGTGAAATCTACCGCCTGCGGGGTCGGATGGAGAGCGAGATCGCCAAGGAGAGCGCCGATCACTTCAATATCAAGACCGGCCGTGGCGGGATGGTCGATGTCGAGTTCTTGGCCCAATATCTGCAAATCCTCCATGGGGGTAAGCACCCGGAATTGCGCTGCACCAATACGCTTGATCTGCTGGATGCCCTGGAGGAGAAGGGTATTCTGAGTTTTGCCGACCACGCCGAACTCAGTACCGGCTATGCCTTTTTGCGTCGCCTGGAAAACAAATTGCGGCTGGTGCACGATCAGTCGATCAGCGAACTCTCCGGTGATCGGACCTATCTGGAAAAGCTGGCGCGACGCCTCGGCTATCCTGAGCGGCCCATGCGCCCCGACCAGGCGTTTCTGGCGGATTACCGCAACACCACAGAAAAGATCCGCGCCATATTCGAACGCTTTCTTGGATCCGAGGCCGATACGAAGGCATCGGAATCCTAA